CGCCGAGGTCGCCGGGACCACCGCGATGAAGTACAGCGACGGCTTCACGAAGCTGTGGCCGTCGCTGGGGACGCTGCTCGGCTACGTCATCGCCTTCACCCTGCTCGCGCAGACGCTGAAGACGATGTCGGTGGGCACGGCGTACGCGATCTGGGCGGGTGTCGGCACGGCCGCCATCGCCGCCATCGGCATGGTGTTCATGGGGGAGGCGGCCACCGCCGCGAAGATCGCCGGCCTCGTGCTGGTCATCGCCGGGGTGGTCCTGCTGAACCTGGGCGGGGCGCACTGATGCCCCCCGGCGTACGGCGCTACGACCCCGACCGGCGGCAGCGGATCATCGACGCCGCGATCCGGGTGGTGGGGGCCAAGGGCATCGCGGGGCTGAGCCACCGCAGCGTGGCCGCGGAGGCCGACGTACCGCTCGGCTCGACGACGTACCACTTCAAGACCCTGGACGACCTGCTGGTCGCGGCCCTCCGGCAGGCCAACGAGGGCTTCACCCCGGCGCCGGCCCTGCCGGAGCCGGACCTGGCGGGGGCGCTGGCGCGCCTGCTCGGGGAGTTCCTGTCGGCCGACCGCGGCCGGGTCGAGCTGGAGTACGAGCTCTACCTGGCGGCCCTGCGGCGGCCGGCGCTGCGGCCGGTGGCGGCGGAGTGGTGCGAGTCGGTCGTGGCGGCGCTGGCCCCGCGGACCGATCCGGTGACGGCCCGCGCGCTGGTCGCCGTGATGGACGGCATCAGCCTGCAGGTGCTGTTGACGGACACCGAGTACGACGAGCCGTACGCCCGCGAAATCCTGTCCCGGGTGCTGCGGCCGGCGTAGCCGGGTGGGCGCGGCGCCGCTTCCTGGGGCGCTGCCCCGGACCCCGCGCCTCAAACGCCGGCGGGGCTGGATTCGCCTGATGCCGGCTGCCCTGCGCGGGCACCTCCAGCCTCGCCGGAGGCTGATGCGGGGCGCTGTGTGCGGGCACTTCCAGCCTCGCCGGCGTTTGAGGCGCGGGTCCGGGCGGTGCTCGGGGAACGGTGGAAGGGCGGGGCGGGGACGGCTCCGCGCAGCGGCCCCGGCGGCCCCGGCCGTGCGGAGGCCCTGGCGGTCCGGGCGCGCGGGGACCGGCCATCGCCGGCCCGGCCCGGCCATCGCCGGTCCCGCCCCCTCGTAGGCGGCGGCCCTCCGGTGGGGCTACGCGGTGCGGACCGCCGTCAGCGCCGCGGTCACGCTCGCCTCGATGTCCCGGATCGGGTAGAAGACTTCGCGGACCACGCGGTCGCGGTCCAGGACCAGGGTCAGCCGCTTGATCCGGCTCACGCCCGCCGCGCGGAACGTCGGCAGCCGCAGCGCCGCCGTCAGGCCGAGTTCCGCGTCCGAGAGGAGCGGGAACCGCAGCCGCTCCTGCTCCGCGAACTCCCGCTGCTCGTCCGCCCGCTGCGTGGAGACCCCGTGCACGGTGGCGCCGGCGGCCGTGAACTCCGCGAGCTGGTCGCGGTACGTGCACGACTCGAACGTACAGCCCTTGGCGCCCGGGATCCCGGCCCAGCCGGGCGGGTAGGACTCGGCGCGCGCGTACGCACCCGGGAAGCAGTACAGGACCGTGAACGGGGTGTCCGCCACCGGGTCGCGCAGCTCGCCGAACCGATCCGGCAGCAGCAGCTCCGGCACCCGTGTGCCGCGCAGCGCGTGCACCCGGTCGGCCTCCTTGGAGGCCTCCGTCGTCGTTGCCGTCATCTCTCCCTCTCCCAGGACCCAGGCGTCCCCCCAGTCCTGGAGGGCGACCAGGACCGGCAGGAGTCCCCGCCCTCGCGGGGTCAGCCGGTATTCGTGCCGCACCGGGCGCTCCTGGTACGGCTCGCGCGTCAGCACTCCCGCCTCGACGAGCAGCTTCAGCCGCTCGGCGAGGACCTTGCGGGACATCCCCAGCTCGCGCTGGAGCTCGTCGAAGCGGTGCAGGCCGCGGGCGGTGTCGCGCACGATCAGCAGCGTCCACCAGTCGCCCACGACGTCGAGGGCCTGGGCGATGGAGCAGTCCGCGTCGCCGAGGTGCGTGCGCTGGGCCATGGGCACTCCTTTGTCCGTTGACCCCAGGCTGTCATGCTGACATAGTCCGTTCCCAAAAGGAACTTACTTGGGAACAAGGGGGGCACGGGTGTGCTGCAGGGGTTCAAGGACGTACCGAGGGTCGTGTGGCTGCTGGCTGCGGGGATCTTCGTCAATGCCGCCGTCAGCTTCACGTTCGTCTTCGTCTTCCTCTACCTGACGGGCCCGCGCGGACTCGGAGCCGCCCAGGCGGGCCTGATCGTCGGCATCGGCGGCGTCGGCCTGGTCGCCGGGAACTTCACCGGCGGCTGGTACGGCGACCGCTTCGGCCACCGCCGGGTGCTGCTCACCGCCTCCGCGCTCGGCGGGGCCGCCCTCGTCGTCCTGCCGGTGGTCCCCACCGTCCTGCTGGCCCTCGTCCTGCCGCTCGCCCAGTACGCCTCGGGGGTGGTCCGCGCCGCCAACTCCGCGCTGGTCGCCGTCACCGTCCCCGAGGGCTCCCGGCGCCAGGCCTTCGCCGTCACCCGCAGCCTGTCCAACGCCGGCTTCGCCGTGGGTGCACCGCTCGGCGCCCTCGTCGCGACCGGGCTCTCGTACGACTGGCTCTTCGTCGCGGACGGCCTCGGCACCCTCTTCTTCGCCCTCTGGACCGCCCGGGTCGTCCCGGCCAGGGCGGCCGCAGCTCCATCCGCGGCCCCGGACGGGGGTCTGGGCCGCGGAGGGCTGTGGCGCGAGCTGCGTGCCCGCCCCGCCGTACTCGTCCTGCTCGGCGCGATCGTCGTCATCGACGTCGTCTACCGGCAGCACCTCACGACCTTCCCCCTGTACCTCGCCGACCACGGCATGGACGTCAAGGCGTACGGACTGCTCATCGCGGTCAACTGCGGAGTGATCATGCTCCTGGAGATCCCCGCCACCCTGGCCCTGCGCCGGCGCTCCCCGCTGCCCATCATCGGGACCGGCCTGCTGCTCGTGGGCGGCGGCTACGCGATGCTGCTGCTCGGGGTGGGCGCCGCGACCGCCGTCGCGATGATGGTGCTGCTCACCCTCGGCGAGATCCTCTACAAGACCACCGCCACCGCGTACGTCGCCGACGAGTCACCGGAACACGCCATCGGCCGTTTCCAGAGCCTGTACGCGGGCGTGTCCATCAGTGGCTTCGTCCTCGCCGCACCCCTCGGCGGGCTCCTGTACGCCACCGCGCCCGGCCTGCTGTGGCCCCTGTGCGCCGTGCTCGGCGCGGCCGCCGGGGCAACCGTGCTGGCCATGGGCGCGCGGGGGGTGCGGCGACGCGGGCGACCGGCACATGAGACCGGTTCGCCCAGGGCGGCCGTCGCCGGTTAGGTTTCGGGCATGACTGCTACGCGTACCACCGGCGCCGTCGCCGCCGGACTTGCCACCCTCACCGCCGACGGCACCGTCCTCGACACCTGGTTCCCCGCCCCCGAGCTGGTCGCCGAGCCCGGCCCGGCCGGCACCGAGCGCCTCACCGCCGAGCAGGCCGTGGAGCTCCTCGGCGCCGCCGCGGCCAAGGCGATCCGCCAGGACGCGGTCCGCGGAGTCGAGGTCGTAGCCGTCCGTACCGTCATCGCCTCCCTGGAGGACAAGCCGCTGGACGCGCACGACGCGTACCTGCGCCTGCACCTGCTCAGCCACCGCCTGGTCAAGCCGCACGGCCAGAACCTGGACGGCGTCTTCGGCCTGCTGACCAACGTCGCCTGGACCTCGCTGGGCCCGGTCGCCGTCGACCAGGTCGAGACCGTGCGCCTCAACGCCCGCGCCGAGGGCCTGCACCTCCAGGTCACCTCGATCGACAAGTTCCCGCGGATGACGGACTACGTCGCCCCCAGGGGCGTGCGCATCGCCGACGCCGACCGGGTCCGCCTGGGCGCGCACCTCGCCGAGGGCACCACCGTCATGCACGAGGGCTTCGTCAACTTCAACGCCGGCACCCTCGGCACCTCCATGGTCGAGGGCCGCATCTCCGCGGGCGTCGTGGTCGGCGACGGCTCCGACATCGGCGGCGGCGCGTCCACCATGGGCACCCTCTCGGGCGGCGGCAAGCAGATCATCTCGATCGGCGAGCGCACCCTGATCGGTGCCGAGGCGGGCATCGGCATCGCGCTGGGCAGCGAGTGCGTCGTCGAGGCCGGCCTGTACGTGACCGCGGGCACCCGCGTCACCCTGCCGGACGGCCAGGTCGTCAAGGCCCT
This genomic window from Streptomyces sp. NBC_01351 contains:
- the dapD gene encoding 2,3,4,5-tetrahydropyridine-2,6-dicarboxylate N-succinyltransferase encodes the protein MTATRTTGAVAAGLATLTADGTVLDTWFPAPELVAEPGPAGTERLTAEQAVELLGAAAAKAIRQDAVRGVEVVAVRTVIASLEDKPLDAHDAYLRLHLLSHRLVKPHGQNLDGVFGLLTNVAWTSLGPVAVDQVETVRLNARAEGLHLQVTSIDKFPRMTDYVAPRGVRIADADRVRLGAHLAEGTTVMHEGFVNFNAGTLGTSMVEGRISAGVVVGDGSDIGGGASTMGTLSGGGKQIISIGERTLIGAEAGIGIALGSECVVEAGLYVTAGTRVTLPDGQVVKALELSGADNILFRRNSVTGAVEARPYKANWGGLNEVLHSHN
- a CDS encoding winged helix-turn-helix transcriptional regulator is translated as MAQRTHLGDADCSIAQALDVVGDWWTLLIVRDTARGLHRFDELQRELGMSRKVLAERLKLLVEAGVLTREPYQERPVRHEYRLTPRGRGLLPVLVALQDWGDAWVLGEGEMTATTTEASKEADRVHALRGTRVPELLLPDRFGELRDPVADTPFTVLYCFPGAYARAESYPPGWAGIPGAKGCTFESCTYRDQLAEFTAAGATVHGVSTQRADEQREFAEQERLRFPLLSDAELGLTAALRLPTFRAAGVSRIKRLTLVLDRDRVVREVFYPIRDIEASVTAALTAVRTA
- a CDS encoding DMT family transporter; translated protein: MPYVLLAAAIAAEVAGTTAMKYSDGFTKLWPSLGTLLGYVIAFTLLAQTLKTMSVGTAYAIWAGVGTAAIAAIGMVFMGEAATAAKIAGLVLVIAGVVLLNLGGAH
- a CDS encoding TetR/AcrR family transcriptional regulator; translated protein: MPPGVRRYDPDRRQRIIDAAIRVVGAKGIAGLSHRSVAAEADVPLGSTTYHFKTLDDLLVAALRQANEGFTPAPALPEPDLAGALARLLGEFLSADRGRVELEYELYLAALRRPALRPVAAEWCESVVAALAPRTDPVTARALVAVMDGISLQVLLTDTEYDEPYAREILSRVLRPA
- a CDS encoding MFS transporter; protein product: MQGFKDVPRVVWLLAAGIFVNAAVSFTFVFVFLYLTGPRGLGAAQAGLIVGIGGVGLVAGNFTGGWYGDRFGHRRVLLTASALGGAALVVLPVVPTVLLALVLPLAQYASGVVRAANSALVAVTVPEGSRRQAFAVTRSLSNAGFAVGAPLGALVATGLSYDWLFVADGLGTLFFALWTARVVPARAAAAPSAAPDGGLGRGGLWRELRARPAVLVLLGAIVVIDVVYRQHLTTFPLYLADHGMDVKAYGLLIAVNCGVIMLLEIPATLALRRRSPLPIIGTGLLLVGGGYAMLLLGVGAATAVAMMVLLTLGEILYKTTATAYVADESPEHAIGRFQSLYAGVSISGFVLAAPLGGLLYATAPGLLWPLCAVLGAAAGATVLAMGARGVRRRGRPAHETGSPRAAVAG